The Bacillus sp. NEB1478 genome contains the following window.
TTATCCGCTTCATTTCAATAATATCGATACCTGTTCCAACGATCATAAGCAAACTCCTTTACACTATATCTTTCGCCCTAAAACTTTTCGCATGGTAAACTTGAGATAGATGAATATGTAACGAATAAACTCTAAATAAAAGGGTGAGTTGTCCATATGTTTGTAAGAGATGAAAGTTTCCAGACCTTTATTCGCCGTTATCCGATTATCACTTTTTTAATTGCTGCTCATATTATCGTGTTTCTTCTTATTAATTTTACCCCTTTTGGTACTTCTTTGTATCACTTAATGGTCGGGTCGAACTATTATATTGCACAAGGAGAATACTGGCGCTTATTTACTCCAATCATTACACATGAAGCTGCCGGCCATTTAATCTTTAATTCGTTCTCTTTATTATTGTTTGGTCCCGCCCTTGAACAAATACTCGGCAAGACACGTTTTATTATCGGTTATGCAGGTTCAGGCTTAATCGCCAATATTGCAACTTTACTAATGCTGCCTTTGTCATACGCACATATTGGTGCATCAGGATCTATTTTTGGCTTGTTCGGCATTTATGTATATATGGTATATAACAAAAAACAATATATTGATAAAACCAACACGCAGATTCTGTTAGTTGTACTCGGAATCAGCTTAGTTTCAACATTTATGAATGAACGGATTAATGTTCTCGGTCATCTATTTGGACTGATTGGCGGAGCTGCGCTGGCTCCGATTATTCTTGCGACGATGAAGCGAAAAGGGTGAAAGTATTAAAAGGAATGACCTACAATCCGCATTTTGGCTAGCTTATGTCAGTTTTTGTCGACTCGGGGATATATGGTGAATTCTCGTTGGATTATGACCGAAACTCGTTGGATTAATCGAAAATTCCGTTGGATTATGACCAAAACTCGTTGGATTATTTCTGACTGGCATAAGAAAATTTAAAAAAAGACTCAAAATCGGCTTCACATGCCAACTTTTGAGTCTTTTTCTTTAATCAGAGATCCCCAGTAATACTTCTTTTAACGATGACTCGTAAAATACAGGCCAATCTACATCATAATCGTTCAGCTGGCGTGCATGTTTCGGTTTTACCCCTAATATTTTTACAGGTCTCCCATTCATATATTGAAGCATACGGAAGAGCTCGCTTAATTTTTTCATCCCGCCCAGATCAATTTCACCCGTTGCGGATAAATCGAAAAAAATCTCGTCATATTGACCTTCATAAGCGGATTTCAATGCATTCCCAGTTACGGTAATCATTTTGCTTTCGGTAATGTCGCCAAATATGGGAACAAAAGCAATCTTTTCTGACAATGGGATGAATGGTCCAGATAGTTCATCCAAACGCTTTATTGCCGCTTCCAGTGCTTCCTTTTTTTCAAAAAGTTCAAAATCAGTTGAAGCAAGCCTTAATCTTAGTTCCGAAAGTTTATCCTCAAGGCCCTTTACATGCTTACCGATCGGAATGAAAACGATATAGGCAGAATCATTTTTCCACGATATATGAATATCGCATAAAAGAAATGGATTGTTTTTACTCTTTACGTTCGCTTCAAAACTTTTGTCGCCTTCAAATGGCATCATAAATTTCATAAGCTTATTATGACTTTCTTCATCAAAACAATCAGTGATTATTTCGACATCATCATGCAGCAGCTCTTTGGCTTTTTTAGAAAGGAACTGAATATCACCATGGTTAGTCATTTGTAAAAATGGTACGGGTATGCCATCGTTCATCTTCAGACATTGATCCTTTCTTCTCTATACTCATTTAGCCATTGATCCACTTCATCCAAGTTCTTCATGATCATACCCTGGTGATTTGTATACGGAATTAAATCATATTTATCTACAAGTCTTCCACCAATCATTATTACTGGCTTATGCGGTAAAGCGCTCAATGTCCGTACGTAGTTTTTTAAGAGCGGCAAGTTATAAACAATGGAAACAGATAGGCCGATAACTTCAGGTTTCCACTGAAGTGCAGTTTTAAGCGCATATTCTAAAGGCAGACTCGCACCAAAATATCTAGTTTGCCAACCGCTTTCTTCAAAAAGGCTATTGATCATCTTAATTCCGAGAAAATGCTGTTCACCTTGCAAGCATAAAAACATCGCTTTTTTTTCACTTGCTGTCTCTGATGAAATTTGAAAAAGCCTTGAAAGCACAAAATCACAAACTCCCGTTGCCAGATGTTCATCAGCTACAGAAATTTCGTTATTTTCCCACAGGTCACCAATAAAGTACATAGCCGGAGTAAATAAATTCCGAAATAAAGACAGTCGATTCTGATTAGGCTGTTGTTTTATGAAACTAAGTGCTGCAGTTGAATTGCCTTCTAAAAACAAACGTGCTAACTTTTCAGCATCTGATGTCGCCATACTCCGCCCCCTTTCGGTCACCCTATCGCCGATTTCTTATTAAGAATATCAATTGCTTTATTTAAGTAATCTACATACACTTCAATTCTAGGGTTATCAACCTTTTCTTCTTCCATTACATCTTTAATAAAATGGAAGTTATCAATTAAAAGTTCGGTACTCATCCCGAATTTTTGTAAAATCCCGTCTAGCCACAGTGCATAGTCTGTAAAGAAGGCCACATTATCCAGCTCATATGCTGTCTCTAAATGTTTAAAATGATGGTGATTGTCTTCAATACATTTCGTTCTGCCTTTATCACCATATTTTTCAATTAAAGCAGGATCTTTTTCATATATCTTTTCGGTTACTTTCTCAACCATAACATCAATGTTTAGTGAAGTCATTTGGCAACCACCTTATATTGTTTAACAGTAGGTATGACAGCTGCTAATTCTTTATCAGGATACTTCTTCTCTAAATCATGAATCTTTTTAAACTCCTCACTTCTTACCCATTTCAAATAATCTTCTTTCGTAGAAAAGATAAGCTGCACAGTTAATTCCCCAGCTCTTTTATCATTTTGTAAAAGGAAGAAATCTACAAATCCTTCAGCTTCATCTACTGATCTTGAACGGTTTTGATATATATTTATCACTTCTTCGGCTTTTTCATTTGGTACATCAAACGTTGAAAAGACTGTGTACATAATTATCTCCTAGTAGGTGTATTTAACATAGTTAAAATGTTTATTTAAATATTGTTCAATTAAAAAATAAAATTTCCTCTTTCACAAAAAAATTTTATACAAAAGGCTCTGTTAAACATCGCTGTTGAAATGGCAAAGACAATCTGCGACCAAGGATTATCAACACTATCAATTAACAGAGCTATAAAAAAAAGAAAAACACCGGATCTTTCCGGCGTTTATTAATAGAGATCAAACATGTTAACATCATGCTGTGTTTGTTTCAAATAAGTGAATAACTGTCCTCTATGATGAAAGGCATGGGTAACAATTTCAACAAGCCACTTCGCTTGAGTCATCCCTTTTTCTGCATAAAATGCTTTTGTTTCCTTATTTAGAAAGTCTTCTTGTGATAAGGATAGAAAGTAGGATTTTAATAAATGATAGCCTTCCTCAAGTACATGAGTCAATTCTCCTGCATTTTCAGCACGCATTTTCGCTTCTAACATTCGAATATCTGCTTCAGGCTTTTCTTGCAAAATAGCTAAATCTACATGTGGTATTTGGACAAGGTGATTAGCAAGCTCTAAAAAGGAGCGCATATTATCTGCAGGACGAAAATCGTACACTGATGAATCTGCTTTTTTTAATAAATTATTCGTTGTACGTACAATCACATAAAACTCATCTAATAAGGTTTCGGTCATAGTTACAGCAGCATTTATCATAGTAATCCTCCAGCTAAAATTAAGGTTAATGCTAAATTATTCTTCACTGCTTCGGTTTTTCCTTCACATAGGGTGATTCTAAATAAAAAGAACCGCCAATCGACGGTTCACTTCACATAGCTTCTTGCTACGTGTCTCATTCTCTTATGTCTGATTTTCTGACTGCGCATTCTTAATATGACTAAGAACGCTAGTAAAATAAGGAGTCCGCTGTATAAATAAACACTCCCTTTCACCATTTGGTGGAAAAAGGTTGGTTCCCCAGCTTCTTCTGTTGAATTGTCTTTAGTCGATACCGCCGCTGCTTTTACAGGTTTTTCTTCAAATAATTTATGAGTCAGAAGGACTTTTCCTTCTGCGTTTTTCAACTGTAATTTCCCTTTAGAGGTTACATGCTGAATGGGCTTTTCACCTTTTGGCAGGGTAACCATCAGATCTTCTTTTAAGGCATACTTTTTACCGTTATCTGCTTGAATCTCTGTGCCCGCAGGAACGGTTTGTCTCACGAAATTTGCAAATCCGTAATCCCCAATTGACATCGTATCCCAATACGAGGCTTTGCTTGAAGGAGCTTTTAAAGTAACAATAATTACGTCGAGTCCTTCTCTGGACACAGCGGTTACTAATGTGTGTTTAGACTCGTCCACATAACCGTTCTTCACTCCGATTGTACCCGGATAGTCCCACAATAATTGATGGTGGTTTCGAAGGGTCGTTTTCCAGCCTTCCCCTTCCCACGGAAGTTCTTTCGTCGAAACAATTTCACGAAAATCCTCATTTTGCATCGCATTTTGCGTGATTTTAGCCATATCTTCTGCAGTAGTGTAGTGATCCACATCAAAAAGTCCGTTTGGATTAACAAAATGGGTGTTATTCGCTCCAACTTTTTTTGCAAAATGATTCATCTCATCTGCAAAAGAAGGGATATCGTCAGCTAAGTATTCTGCTATGGCAATCGCAGCATCATTTCCTGAGTTGATTAAGAGCCCTTGAACAAGTTTCTTTAATGGGACTTTCTCACCTTCTAATAAGTAAACACGGGTTCCATCTGCTTTTGCTGCATTACCGCTGACAATAACGGATTCATTCAATTTCCCCGATTCGATAGCCAAAATTCCCGTTACGATTTTCGTTATGCTTGCTGGGTACATTTTATCCGAACTATTCTTTTGATATAAAATGTCACCCGTTTTCGCATCAATCATTACGGCACTTTCGCTT
Protein-coding sequences here:
- a CDS encoding rhomboid family intramembrane serine protease, translated to MFVRDESFQTFIRRYPIITFLIAAHIIVFLLINFTPFGTSLYHLMVGSNYYIAQGEYWRLFTPIITHEAAGHLIFNSFSLLLFGPALEQILGKTRFIIGYAGSGLIANIATLLMLPLSYAHIGASGSIFGLFGIYVYMVYNKKQYIDKTNTQILLVVLGISLVSTFMNERINVLGHLFGLIGGAALAPIILATMKRKG
- a CDS encoding Stressosome protein rsbRB, yielding MNDGIPVPFLQMTNHGDIQFLSKKAKELLHDDVEIITDCFDEESHNKLMKFMMPFEGDKSFEANVKSKNNPFLLCDIHISWKNDSAYIVFIPIGKHVKGLEDKLSELRLRLASTDFELFEKKEALEAAIKRLDELSGPFIPLSEKIAFVPIFGDITESKMITVTGNALKSAYEGQYDEIFFDLSATGEIDLGGMKKLSELFRMLQYMNGRPVKILGVKPKHARQLNDYDVDWPVFYESSLKEVLLGISD
- a CDS encoding cobalamin-dependent protein, with product MATSDAEKLARLFLEGNSTAALSFIKQQPNQNRLSLFRNLFTPAMYFIGDLWENNEISVADEHLATGVCDFVLSRLFQISSETASEKKAMFLCLQGEQHFLGIKMINSLFEESGWQTRYFGASLPLEYALKTALQWKPEVIGLSVSIVYNLPLLKNYVRTLSALPHKPVIMIGGRLVDKYDLIPYTNHQGMIMKNLDEVDQWLNEYREERINV
- a CDS encoding antibiotic biosynthesis monooxygenase, producing the protein MYTVFSTFDVPNEKAEEVINIYQNRSRSVDEAEGFVDFFLLQNDKRAGELTVQLIFSTKEDYLKWVRSEEFKKIHDLEKKYPDKELAAVIPTVKQYKVVAK
- a CDS encoding DinB family protein, whose amino-acid sequence is MINAAVTMTETLLDEFYVIVRTTNNLLKKADSSVYDFRPADNMRSFLELANHLVQIPHVDLAILQEKPEADIRMLEAKMRAENAGELTHVLEEGYHLLKSYFLSLSQEDFLNKETKAFYAEKGMTQAKWLVEIVTHAFHHRGQLFTYLKQTQHDVNMFDLY
- a CDS encoding D-alanyl-D-alanine carboxypeptidase family protein; its protein translation is MKRLKFFLVFSLMMLMQTPIVQASGENEPNIKSESAVMIDAKTGDILYQKNSSDKMYPASITKIVTGILAIESGKLNESVIVSGNAAKADGTRVYLLEGEKVPLKKLVQGLLINSGNDAAIAIAEYLADDIPSFADEMNHFAKKVGANNTHFVNPNGLFDVDHYTTAEDMAKITQNAMQNEDFREIVSTKELPWEGEGWKTTLRNHHQLLWDYPGTIGVKNGYVDESKHTLVTAVSREGLDVIIVTLKAPSSKASYWDTMSIGDYGFANFVRQTVPAGTEIQADNGKKYALKEDLMVTLPKGEKPIQHVTSKGKLQLKNAEGKVLLTHKLFEEKPVKAAAVSTKDNSTEEAGEPTFFHQMVKGSVYLYSGLLILLAFLVILRMRSQKIRHKRMRHVARSYVK